From a single Maritimibacter sp. DP1N21-5 genomic region:
- the gatA gene encoding Asp-tRNA(Asn)/Glu-tRNA(Gln) amidotransferase subunit GatA gives MSELNKLGLAEARDALREGDVTSVELTEACLTEIEGAGALNAFVHNTPEIAREQAKAADARIKAGDAPDMCGLPIGIKDLFCTKGVPSQAGSRILEGFLPEYESTVSGNLLDAGAVMLGKLNMDEFAMGSSNETSVYGNAVNPWRRGNDEAALTPGGSSGGSASAVAADLCLAATGTDTGGSIRQPAAFTGITGIKPTYGRCSRWGVVAFASSLDQAGPMTKSVRDAAIMLETMCSHDPKDSTSVDLPVPKFEAMLTGDIKGKKIGIPKEYRMDGMPDEIETLWAQGREMLADAGAEIVDISLPHTKYALPAYYVVAPAEASSNLARYDGVRYGHRAKLDQGDGITEMYEKTRAEGFGDEVKRRVMIGTYVLSAGFYDAYYNRARKVRTLIKKDFEDVFAQGIDAILTPATPSAAFGLGEASDDPVQMYLNDVFTVTVNMAGLPGIAVPAGTDAQGLPLGLQLIGRPWEEGDLLNTAYALEARAGFVAKPQKWW, from the coding sequence ATGAGCGAATTGAACAAGCTGGGGCTGGCTGAAGCCCGTGATGCACTGCGCGAAGGTGACGTGACCTCGGTCGAGTTGACCGAGGCGTGCCTGACTGAGATCGAAGGGGCTGGGGCGCTGAACGCCTTTGTCCACAACACGCCCGAGATTGCACGGGAGCAGGCCAAGGCGGCGGATGCGCGGATCAAGGCGGGTGATGCGCCCGACATGTGCGGCTTGCCCATCGGGATCAAGGATCTGTTCTGTACCAAGGGTGTGCCGTCTCAGGCCGGGAGCCGTATTCTGGAAGGGTTCCTGCCAGAATATGAGAGCACCGTCAGCGGCAACCTGCTGGATGCAGGTGCGGTGATGCTGGGCAAGTTGAACATGGATGAATTTGCCATGGGCTCGTCCAACGAGACGTCCGTGTATGGCAATGCTGTGAACCCGTGGCGGCGCGGCAATGATGAGGCTGCCCTGACCCCCGGCGGGTCGTCGGGTGGCTCGGCCAGTGCTGTGGCTGCGGATCTGTGTCTGGCGGCGACCGGCACTGATACGGGCGGCTCCATTCGCCAGCCTGCGGCCTTTACCGGCATCACCGGCATCAAGCCGACCTATGGACGGTGTTCGCGTTGGGGTGTGGTGGCCTTTGCGTCTTCGCTGGATCAGGCGGGGCCGATGACCAAGTCGGTGCGCGATGCGGCCATCATGCTGGAAACCATGTGCAGCCATGATCCCAAAGACAGCACCAGCGTCGATCTGCCGGTGCCGAAATTCGAGGCCATGCTGACCGGCGACATCAAGGGCAAGAAGATCGGTATTCCCAAAGAATACCGCATGGACGGGATGCCGGACGAGATCGAAACGCTCTGGGCGCAAGGCCGCGAGATGCTGGCCGATGCGGGAGCGGAGATTGTCGATATTTCGCTGCCTCACACCAAATACGCGCTGCCTGCTTACTATGTGGTAGCGCCGGCCGAGGCGTCCTCGAACCTCGCCCGCTATGATGGGGTGCGCTATGGGCATCGCGCCAAGCTGGATCAGGGCGACGGCATCACCGAGATGTATGAAAAGACCCGGGCCGAGGGTTTTGGTGACGAGGTGAAGCGCCGCGTGATGATCGGGACTTATGTGCTGAGTGCCGGGTTCTATGACGCCTACTACAACCGTGCGCGCAAGGTGCGGACGCTGATCAAGAAGGACTTTGAGGACGTCTTTGCCCAGGGGATCGACGCGATCCTGACGCCTGCGACGCCCTCTGCCGCCTTTGGGTTGGGCGAGGCGTCGGATGATCCGGTGCAGATGTATCTGAACGACGTGTTCACCGTGACCGTCAACATGGCGGGCCTGCCGGGCATCGCCGTGCCTGCGGGAACCGATGCGCAGGGTTTGCCGTTGGGCCTGCAGTTGATTGGCCGTCCATGGGAGGAAGGGGATTTGCTGAACACCGCTTATGCCCTGGAGGCACGGGCCGGTTTTGTGGCCAAACCGCAGAAATGGTGGTAA
- a CDS encoding metal-dependent hydrolase encodes MNIIWLGHGSFRIEIGDQILLIDPWLTGNPMLAEDQHEAAIQDATHILVTHGHFDHTADSVAISQKTGAPVSAIFELGNLLFAKGAIQGHAYGRGGTISLGNVTATLVPASHSSSIGDDENPRYSGQECGFIIRGEDKVIYVSGDTDIMADMSWIGDYHKPDIGILSAGGYYTMDMAGAAYAARHFFHFDTVIPCHYRTFPLLEQSAEVLKEGLPGVKVIEPEVMQPITL; translated from the coding sequence ATGAACATCATCTGGCTCGGCCACGGCAGCTTTCGCATCGAAATCGGGGACCAGATCCTGCTGATCGACCCCTGGCTCACCGGCAACCCCATGCTTGCCGAAGACCAGCACGAGGCGGCCATCCAGGACGCCACCCACATCCTCGTCACGCATGGCCATTTCGACCACACCGCCGACAGCGTTGCGATCAGCCAGAAGACCGGCGCACCAGTCTCGGCCATCTTCGAGCTGGGCAACCTGCTCTTTGCCAAGGGCGCGATCCAAGGTCATGCATACGGTCGCGGCGGCACGATCAGCCTTGGTAACGTCACCGCGACCCTGGTGCCGGCATCGCACTCATCCTCCATCGGAGACGACGAGAACCCGCGCTATTCGGGCCAGGAATGCGGGTTCATCATTCGCGGCGAAGACAAGGTGATCTATGTCTCGGGCGACACTGACATCATGGCGGACATGTCGTGGATCGGCGACTACCACAAACCCGATATCGGCATCCTGTCGGCAGGGGGATATTATACCATGGACATGGCCGGCGCCGCCTATGCCGCCCGGCACTTCTTTCACTTCGATACTGTAATCCCATGTCATTACAGGACTTTCCCGCTCCTCGAACAATCGGCAGAGGTGCTGAAGGAGGGGTTGCCGGGCGTCAAGGTGATCGAGCCGGAGGTCATGCAGCCCATCACCCTCTGA
- the gatC gene encoding Asp-tRNA(Asn)/Glu-tRNA(Gln) amidotransferase subunit GatC produces MSIDQSTAARVAKLARIKVEEDQLPALADEFNTILGFIEQLSEVDVEGVEPMTSVTPQRLKRRVDEVTDGGQQDKVLANAPDAREGFFAVPKVVE; encoded by the coding sequence ATGTCCATCGATCAAAGCACCGCCGCCCGCGTGGCGAAACTGGCCCGGATCAAGGTCGAGGAAGATCAGCTTCCGGCGCTGGCTGACGAATTCAACACGATCCTCGGCTTCATCGAGCAGCTGAGCGAGGTCGATGTGGAGGGCGTGGAGCCCATGACATCCGTGACCCCGCAGCGCCTGAAGCGCCGTGTGGACGAGGTGACGGATGGTGGTCAGCAGGACAAGGTGCTGGCCAACGCGCCGGATGCCCGCGAGGGGTTCTTTGCCGTGCCGAAGGTGGTTGAGTGA
- a CDS encoding ceramidase domain-containing protein, with amino-acid sequence MELLRQIDGYCERLGPDYWAEPVNAVTNAAFVIAALWMWRRSAGVPLARVLCIILGLIGLGSYLFHTHAQVWSAIADVAPIAAFILLYIFAINRDVWGMRTGWALGATALFFPYAAATVPLFQYVPVLGVSAGYLPVPALILIYAVALWRRAPALARGFVIGAVILLVSLTARSVDDMLCNQIPLGTHFLWHILNAVMLGWMIEVYVRFLRAREA; translated from the coding sequence ATGGAATTGCTGCGCCAGATTGACGGGTATTGCGAGCGGTTGGGGCCGGACTATTGGGCCGAGCCGGTGAATGCGGTGACCAACGCAGCCTTTGTCATTGCCGCCCTTTGGATGTGGCGGCGTAGTGCGGGGGTGCCGCTGGCCCGTGTGCTTTGCATCATCCTTGGGCTGATCGGGCTGGGCAGCTACCTGTTTCACACCCACGCGCAGGTGTGGTCGGCCATTGCGGATGTGGCGCCGATTGCAGCGTTCATTCTACTATATATCTTCGCCATCAACCGGGATGTCTGGGGCATGCGGACGGGTTGGGCGCTGGGCGCGACGGCATTGTTTTTCCCGTATGCCGCGGCAACCGTCCCGCTGTTTCAATATGTGCCCGTGCTGGGTGTATCGGCGGGGTATCTGCCTGTCCCCGCGCTGATCCTGATCTATGCCGTCGCCCTGTGGCGCCGTGCGCCTGCGCTGGCGCGCGGATTTGTGATCGGCGCCGTCATTCTGCTGGTGTCTCTGACCGCGCGGTCGGTTGATGATATGCTGTGCAACCAGATCCCCTTGGGCACGCATTTTCTGTGGCATATCCTCAACGCGGTCATGCTGGGCTGGATGATCGAGGTGTATGTGCGCTTCTTGCGCGCCCGAGAGGCTTGA
- the rpmG gene encoding 50S ribosomal protein L33, translating to MAKPTTIKIRLNSTAGTGHFYVTKKNARTMTEKMVVRKYDPVARKHVEYKEGKIK from the coding sequence ATGGCCAAGCCAACCACGATCAAGATCCGCCTGAACTCGACCGCAGGCACCGGCCACTTCTATGTGACCAAGAAAAACGCACGCACCATGACCGAGAAGATGGTCGTACGGAAGTACGATCCCGTGGCGCGCAAGCACGTCGAATACAAGGAAGGCAAGATCAAGTAA
- a CDS encoding AraC family transcriptional regulator: MGLAGFADPNISRALDAFHRNPASQWSVEDLAHAAGQSRTAFAVHFADKMGVTPMQYLTEWRMQIAQQDLQDTNKSIADIAYDVGYASDSAFARVFKREVGQSPAAFRKNRTKNPA; the protein is encoded by the coding sequence TTGGGCCTTGCCGGCTTTGCCGACCCCAACATCTCGCGCGCGCTCGATGCCTTTCACCGCAACCCCGCATCGCAGTGGAGTGTCGAAGACCTCGCCCACGCCGCCGGTCAGTCCCGCACCGCCTTTGCCGTGCATTTTGCCGACAAGATGGGGGTCACCCCCATGCAGTACCTGACCGAGTGGCGGATGCAGATCGCACAGCAGGACCTGCAGGACACCAACAAGTCCATCGCCGACATTGCCTATGACGTCGGCTATGCCTCGGATTCCGCCTTTGCCCGCGTATTCAAGCGCGAAGTAGGCCAAAGCCCTGCCGCGTTTCGGAAGAATCGAACAAAAAATCCGGCTTGA
- a CDS encoding YHS domain-containing (seleno)protein, with translation MFRTLTIATVAALSIGSAALAADEYNVSTGLTAAGAPLGLHGVDPVAFIATGNPVEGSAAHAAVHDGVAYRFASADNLAAFEADPASYLPENGGFCTFGVSVGKKFDGDPDYAAVIDNKLYVFLNADIFAAFNKDRAGTITKAATNWTDIHSVAVEDL, from the coding sequence ATGTTTCGCACCCTGACCATCGCCACCGTCGCTGCCCTCTCCATTGGCTCTGCCGCCCTGGCCGCAGATGAATACAATGTCTCGACCGGCCTGACGGCGGCAGGCGCACCGCTGGGCCTGCACGGCGTCGACCCGGTGGCCTTCATCGCCACGGGCAATCCGGTCGAAGGCTCCGCCGCCCACGCGGCCGTGCATGACGGTGTCGCCTACCGCTTCGCCTCCGCCGACAATCTGGCCGCGTTCGAAGCCGACCCGGCATCCTACCTGCCGGAGAATGGTGGCTTCTGCACCTTCGGCGTGTCAGTCGGCAAGAAGTTCGACGGTGATCCCGACTACGCCGCCGTGATCGACAACAAGCTCTACGTGTTCCTGAACGCCGACATCTTCGCGGCCTTCAACAAGGACCGCGCAGGCACGATCACCAAGGCGGCCACCAACTGGACCGATATCCACAGCGTGGCTGTCGAAGACCTCTGA
- a CDS encoding N-acetylmuramoyl-L-alanine amidase, producing MRPTHVVLHYTAMATAEEAIERLCDPTAEVSAHYVICKSGSVTQLVPEGLRAWHAGAGEWDGLSDINSRSIGIELDNDGQGPFAEPLMQSLEGLLARILAAWAIPARNVIGHSDMAPGRKFDPGPFFDWARLEARGLAARPVAKISPSGEGSDAFRHVARVAGYTADASDEALLAAVRLRHRPVATGPLDPADFIALKGKTRVST from the coding sequence TTGCGACCGACGCATGTGGTGCTGCACTACACCGCGATGGCGACGGCGGAGGAGGCCATTGAGCGGCTTTGTGATCCAACGGCTGAGGTGTCGGCGCACTACGTGATCTGTAAATCGGGCAGTGTCACCCAATTGGTGCCGGAAGGGCTGCGCGCATGGCATGCGGGTGCGGGAGAGTGGGACGGGCTGTCCGACATCAACTCGCGGTCCATCGGGATCGAGCTCGACAATGACGGGCAGGGGCCGTTTGCGGAACCGCTGATGCAGAGCCTTGAGGGGCTTTTGGCGCGCATTCTTGCTGCGTGGGCGATCCCGGCCCGGAACGTCATCGGGCATTCCGACATGGCGCCGGGGCGCAAGTTCGATCCGGGACCGTTCTTTGACTGGGCACGGCTGGAAGCGCGGGGCTTGGCGGCGCGGCCTGTGGCGAAGATCTCGCCCTCCGGCGAGGGCAGTGACGCATTCCGGCACGTCGCGCGCGTTGCCGGGTACACTGCCGATGCCTCGGATGAAGCCCTTCTCGCGGCGGTGCGCCTGCGCCATCGGCCCGTTGCGACCGGGCCACTTGATCCCGCGGACTTTATTGCTTTGAAAGGCAAAACGAGGGTTTCCACCTGA
- a CDS encoding GNAT family N-acetyltransferase, translating to MMQIRPTTKADLAAVDALLARTYPKLLKADYPPSVLVTALPIISRAQPDLLACGTYYVVEEEGVVLGAGGWTPDRKESGLGHIRHVVTDDRALRRGVGRLLMQHCFDVALAKGATRMECWATRTAVPFYEAVGFRQVGLIDVPLGDGIVFPSVRMTQSL from the coding sequence ATGATGCAGATCAGACCGACAACCAAGGCGGATTTGGCCGCCGTGGACGCGCTGCTGGCGCGCACCTATCCCAAGCTGCTCAAGGCCGACTATCCACCCTCGGTGCTTGTCACGGCGTTGCCCATCATCAGCCGGGCGCAACCGGATCTGTTGGCGTGTGGCACATACTACGTGGTTGAGGAGGAGGGCGTCGTGCTGGGTGCAGGCGGGTGGACACCGGATCGAAAGGAGTCCGGCCTGGGCCATATCCGGCACGTCGTGACCGATGACCGGGCGCTGCGGCGTGGGGTGGGGCGGCTACTGATGCAGCACTGTTTTGACGTCGCGCTTGCTAAGGGGGCCACACGGATGGAGTGTTGGGCCACCCGCACGGCGGTGCCGTTCTATGAAGCTGTGGGGTTTCGACAGGTTGGGCTGATTGATGTGCCGTTGGGCGATGGGATCGTCTTTCCCTCCGTACGGATGACGCAGAGCCTGTGA